The Candidatus Aminicenantes bacterium genome includes a window with the following:
- a CDS encoding response regulator produces the protein MKPGLNILLTEDEAIIAMDLEWRLKQAGAGRCRIVATGESALAWFEKEPPDVVVLDNHLAGVMDGIEAAARIRAEGSGVPIIFMSGYPQDEAFLARVRPLHPLACLDKP, from the coding sequence ATGAAGCCCGGCTTGAACATCCTGCTGACCGAAGACGAAGCCATCATCGCCATGGACCTCGAGTGGCGGTTGAAGCAGGCGGGCGCCGGCCGCTGCCGCATCGTGGCCACGGGCGAGTCCGCGCTGGCCTGGTTCGAAAAAGAGCCTCCCGATGTGGTGGTCCTGGACAATCACCTGGCCGGCGTCATGGACGGGATCGAGGCCGCGGCACGCATCCGCGCCGAGGGGAGCGGCGTCCCGATCATCTTCATGTCCGGCTATCCCCAGGACGAAGCCTTCCTGGCGCGGGTCCGGCCTCTCCACCCGCTCGCCTGCCTGGACAAGCCGA